The Pyrus communis chromosome 5, drPyrComm1.1, whole genome shotgun sequence region AGAATCTTTTGTGAAAACATAACATGTGATACATGGtcccataaaaataaatatattttggtTCAATCATTTGTTCATATAATCTCAGTAAAAGGCTTTACTGTAAGTTGGTCCCATTTTGGCATTTGGATGTTAAAGTTTACAAACCAAAGCATAACTAGTGATGCTTCGAGGAAAAAAGGTTAGTGATgctaaatttaattattatttttacatgTTGGAAAAGGTCCCATGCAATGCATATTCGTATACGTTCCATCCCCTTGTTTAGAAATGCTGGGAAACGATAACTAGGAAccaccttttattttctttccaatgTCTAGTTTGAGTGTCTGTACTAGtacacaaaaatatttttgaatgtcttcgatattatttacattaagaagtTAGGAAGTGTAATaaacctcataatgggctaaccATAATTATTGGTCCAAAATTCGCGTTCGGGAAGAATCGAAACTaagacttttcacttacaagtgaagaggaatattactAGTAGTAAATAtggtaatttttttcaaattcactTTCAAGCATATAATTaatgttcatccaagtatttaataagtttctttcaatttatttgaaagataaatagaaaatagaaaacTGACTATTTTCTGTTTAAATGAAAGTCACAACCTAGGCGGATTCTTAGATGGTTCTAGGCGGGTCTAAGCACAcaccttttattttttgaacgCCCAAAGATTATTGTGGCGGTAGCCAACCACCTAGGTAGCTGTAGGCGGGGACTGCTTTTAATGAAAAGTAATTAAGTGTTTCATACTCATTCACGATCCCTTAATTCGCGAACCAAATGGGTCCTCAATATTACTCctaaataaaatttgaactaaGCACATTTGTTATAGTCAAGAATCTAAGATCTTAGAATTTGTTTTGACGTTATAGAATGCAACCTGTGCTCTGTTCCTTCCTCATACAACACTTGCAGAACTTCAAACAAACTCTGTTTATTACCTGTTCACAactcaaaaacaagaaaaccgTATGCCGACTTACTGGAGCTACCAAATGCAGTCTAGAGGTCCAAGCAAGAAAATTGGACGATCAATGGTTCGTTATCAACTTCATTGATCATCTCTAGTCTCCACTAAATGGTTGAATATATCGATCCAATCCATTAAACAAATGTCGCCCCAGGAATTAATGAAGGTAAAGTTACAAAGACTTTCCGTGTCCATGTCCTGCATTCTATCTTTGCAAATCGACACTTTAAGAGTTATCTGGGGTTAAGTCCCAAACTCATTTCTGTTTCAGCTTAAACAGACATCACTAAATTTGAATGAACTCAACTCCAGGTACTATCGCATTCATTAGTTCTATAACTTTCTTATAATTTTCTAATACCTGGTGAGCAGGAGCTTGCAGGCGAGCTTGAGGTAGAGGCAGTTTTCCAAACAAAGATGGCTACGAGTGATAATGGCAGATGAAGAACTGCAAGGATAAGTGCAATACAGCATGCTCTTGAAAACTCTTCCTATTTCAAGATAACATCTCTGAAGCTTGCTTAGATTGAACTCAAACACAACCATATTTCAAGACGATGTCTATTTTGAAATCAATCACTACAGCAAAACTGCGAACAAAACCAGCTGAAGAGAGCATTCAAGTTTAATGTTTCAACAGAGATAACGATCAGAATCAATATGGAAGCATATCAAGAAGACAATGCCTTATCCTCCAGCAGATATGCCTAAGTCAGGATACGACTGATCAACAACACATCAAAAAACAGCCTATAGGTCAGATAAAATGACAGCGAAGAAGAATATGCAAGCACAAGCAACGCCAGAAAGTTTAACAAACAGTAGAAACATGGAAAGGGATAGTACTAATGTTTCAcattgaagaaacaaaatagCTATagtaacaaattgaaaaataccAAAGCTTCAGTATTGATTCAGTTTCCAACTTGAACTATAGATAATTAATTATCTACACTGCCAGAGACAACTGAATAATAGTTTAACAGAATACAAATTCATATCTGTTTTAAATAGGAATAATCAGGTTTAGGATAAATACTCAAAGAGTTAAGCCTTCACTTCCACTTGTTTCGGTCCTTGCGGCAAAAATGCGGGTATCTCATTATGCACGGTAGATTTTTTCTTGTTCTCGTACAGTGGATTTGAGGTCAAGATCCTCAAACCCGAATTCCCCTTGATCTCCAAAACTTCAGGCAAGCCATTTGTACACCCCTTTGACATCCCTACATCAATCCGAATTGCTCGCTCGTTGCAAACACCATTAATCCCAAACTCTTGAATTGTATGACCCATAATCATCCTCTTTGCGCCCGGAATGGTAGCTAAAACATGTTCAAGTGCTGAGCAATCACATTTATCCTCGTATTCATGCGAAAATTTCCTCAGCCAAACAACAGAATTAGCACCTCGACAATACTCAGGCGCGATTCTTCCCTTCAACCCATGAATCCACTCCCTCAGCTCCTCATTGATCTTCTCCAGACCATATGAAACGTGTTGGCCCAAAAGCCCGCCGTGGACGAAAACAGAGTCCCCCACAACCAACACAGCCACATTGTTGGACAAGAACCGCGCCGAAATTGGACCCGATGGCCTCAATGCTGCAACTCTAGCCCTAAACCCATGAGCAAACTCTTCCTTCACATTCTTAAACCCTAAGGGCACCCCATCAAAGGGATCCTTCGGCTTTCCCAACCCTTTACAGAGCGATTTCATTCGGTTCCCAATGCCATACCAGTCAGCCCAAACCCTGAACTCATCCAAACCCTTGCGGGTCACAAACCTGAAATCTCCTTCCACGTTCATGATCTCGTGGTTGCCGTGCATCGTAATCACCGTGCCGCCGCACCTGGCGGCTTCTCGTTTCAATTTCTCGAGATAATAGAGGATTTTAATCTCGTCGCCGCCCCGGTCCAGCACGTCGCCAATCTGGACCACGGTGGTGGACCCTCCGACCCATTTACCCGACTCCGGGTCAACCAATTTAGCAAGCCTTAGCGATTCCTTGGTCTTCTCCAGGTCGCCGTGGAGATCGCCGATCGCGACCAACCGGTCCTGCGGGGGGTAATAGGTTTGGAGTGGTGGACGCAAGGGCAGGGGATCGTTGGAGCTGTGGCAGGCAGTGAGGgcatttttgtgattttgaggGGAGGCGGGAAGGGGATGATTGGGGGTTTGGGGCAAGAGGAAGAGGCCGCCGCTGACGGAGAAATCGACGAAGGTGTCGACGAAAGAGGAGAGGAGATTGGGAACGTCTTTGCATGACGTGAAGGAAGAGTCctctggtggtggtggtggtgatgcgGCGTCTTCCTTCATTTTTCCGCCACCGAGTCTTTTCTTTGCCGGTCCATGTAAAGACGGTTAAAAGGGGCTCACCATCGGTGATTTTGTTTTAGAATCGAATATCCTTTTAAAATGACtagaaatatttttagagaaatacatccaaacgagttttaaaaatttttgGGTAGAATTATCTCAATTAttggtcattaacagtttcataccttatttttaaaaagtttcaatgtcataccgtattttcgaatttgttgcaatgtcatatatTTTGTCAGTTGACTGTCAATTCCTCTGCTAAATGCTGACGTGACACACTTTCTagtaaaaaactcaaaaaatattattaaaaactttaaaaaagaatcatttaatatttttttaattattaaataataattgattaaagaaaagttattaaaaattttaaaaaaaaaccctagacCGTGTTCATCTTCCTCACCCCACCCCCTACAAcccagaaaggaagaagaagaagggggcaaaaaaaaaaaaaaaaaaaaaaaaaagcccatcCCATGTTTGTCTTCCCCCACTCCCCGTCAAcccaaaaagaaggaagaagaagaagaaaaaaaaaaaaaaaaatcatcttcattcttcatcttctttctttctgggttgcatgGGACGAGGGGAGAAGAGGGTGGAGGGAGGGGGAAGACGAACATGGGtgggttttattattattttaatatttaaaaaatattaaatgattttttttttagtttttaataatattttattagctttttaatagaaagtgtgtTACGTCACAAgctacgtcagcatttaacggaGAAATTGGAAGACAACTGATGGAAGGTATGagattgtaacaaattcgtagatgaggtatgacattgaaattttttaaagacgaggtatgaaactgttcatgaccaatagttgaggtagttctgtgtaatttacccaaactttttttttatcatatctGCATTAAAGCCAAGGGACATAACAAAGCCAATTGTTAATCGATGACTATTAGGATCATTAGCCCAATCAACATCGGTATGACCCTTCAAATCAAGCAATCCATACCGAAAATAGAGACCAAGATGCAAAGTGCCTCGGGATACCGTAAGGGACCTAAGGGTAATActaggtagactaaatttgtaaactaggGTAATActaggtagactaaatttgtaaactaactTTGCAAACTATgttatgtgtcatcaataagaaataaatcatACCATTAACTTTAATGTCATTTATGCATAATTCTCATAAATCTCATTTTGTTGTGGAACTGTTACTaccactccaaactttctacaattaaaagaaaatacattTTTAAGAAGTGTATGATGATTTTTGGAGTGGTAGTAACAGTTTCGCAACAAAATGAGATTCATGAAAATTGTGCATAAACTGACAAACCTGAACTGACAAAATAGGCAATATCGGACTAGTGATGCAGTGTTTACAATCTAACATATAAGCTTACAGCAAATCTGTAATGTATATGGAGTCATGGACTGAGTGACAAACCAACCTTAATGTTGATACTTAATATGTGAGCAAGAATTCCCAATTCCTTCATGTCAAGTGCTTAAGACAACCGAGTAGCAACAGCTTGAACATCACCATGTCACCAGTTAATATTATATCATCAACTCATAATAATAAGACAATGACAACTTGCCATTATGCTTAACAAACAGCAGGGATATGCATAAGACGATTTGAAccccaattgaagaagaaatctgGTAAATCGTTCATTTTAGGTACAAAGAGCTTGTTTTAAACCGACCTCTCCAActtgcaaacataaacaagaTGAACATCATCATTAAAATTTGGTGGTCGAGTCATTTATACCTCCTCTTGTAAGAAACCATGCAAGAAAACATTCTTGACGTCAAGTTGCCTCAATATCCACCCAAACGGATCTCAATTCCATGAAACTTAAATAGTGAAATCCGGGGGTAggatttcataattttattctGATTCTACTTGTCAACTCCTGGCAATTCAAGATCAACTTGGGCATCATATTCATGATACGCATTCAAGTAGTGAATTTTCTCAATTAAAAGATGTTGATGCACATAATCGGGTTGATCTTGGACCACTAAATCTGACCGTAAATCACACACACGCACAAGAACACAACGATATATCATGGTTCACCCTAAGTTAGGGTTACATCCACACTAGTGTCGATCCGGTTTCACTATTTAAAATGAAAGTTACATTGTATATGGAGGCTTGTTGTTAGAGAGGCTAGCATTTTCTCCTTTTCTAAAGTGAGGGTGAATGATCCCTTTTATAGAACAAGGGTTTTCTCTCTTGTTACATACATCAGGCCTAAGTAGTGAGGCTTAAATATTGATGCCCAATCTATGGTACAACAAAAGAAATTGGTCGTattgaaacaaacaaaaaagtggAGATGGGGAGGAATAGAGTATATAATAATGTGTTTTAGCTAATTCTATTAGCTTTGGTTATATCGATTGCTACTATTTCAGTGGAAGTCTTTTTTCTGCTAGGAATATTGCGAAAAGTCCATTGCATAACCAAATaggagatcaatggttgaggGATAGCATTGTGGTTTATATTGAGggagatgtttttttttttttttctttcattcataatgaagctataatgcagcgttttcaatttttgtaacttatattgttatttgttatataaactatgaatgatgaaattatgatttaatttttaagatTATTGTATGTCTAAAAAATTGTTTGTGAACTTTTACATGTGACCTTCCGAATAATTTTCTATGGATCCACACCACTGCAACTTGAGGAACTTGTGGTTGAAAACCAAAAGCATTGAATCCACCACCATTTTGAGAAGTGCTCTGATAGTTAGAGCCAGATGGAAATCGCTTGCCTTTACCTTCAAGCTTAAAGCTATTTCCTCTGAAGTTATAGTAAGTACCAAATCCCATTAGCGAAGATTAAGCCAATGGTGTAGGAAAACCAAATGGAAAAAGTGACGACTGATTGCTAGAGGGCATGGAATTAGGGAATCCAAAAGGCTGAGATACTTCTTGTGAAATAAGTAGACGCATCCCATTTTTTGTTCCAAAAGAAGAACCACCATCATACCCACAATTAGTGGTATGAGCAATCATAGCAGCCATAAGAGGAACTTGCTTATCAGTCTCTTCAAAAGTGGCTTCTTCAACCCtcaatttgaaagaaaaatttatcctAACTAAGAACATGTGAAAACATTTGAAATATAtaagcaaactaataacacgttaaagtaggcatgcattcaaaaaaattcaaaaaaaaaaaaaaaaaaaaaaaaaaaaaaacccatgactttcaaagcctagtgaatggtgaaccaaaaaactctttaacaaattaaagagaagagagagtttgagtttcattacccttgaaagctcatccttgtttacacTAGGGATTCACCTAAGTGGAGGGCCTTCTAGTCACCTCATTTGCTCCTTGGATGGTTGCTTCTTTGCTTCTCCTTCGctccttgaggatttgaggagagGAACTTCAagaacaccaaaagtttggtgtctctaagtctccacaccaaggatgaggtgtgaagatgaaatggatgacttagaggaAGGAAGATTGCTGGCTATTTTTCTCTAAgtgtggccggcctctttggaAGACAAAGCCAGTTCATCCAACTTGAAATATATTATTCCAGGAATAATCATAGCAACAATATTCCTAGTAAACATTGTATCTATATTTATACTGCATAGGAAAAGAAAAGTTGAAGTTGCAACAGAGGCTACCGTGTTACCTCAATCTCTTTGTAGAGTTTCGCACCTGGAACTTCTAAGGACGACAAATGGATTTAATGATAGCAACATACTTGGAAGTGAGGGTTTTGGCTCAGTATTTAAAGGACGCTCTCAGATAGGATAGATGTTGTAGTAAAGATATTCGATTTGTAGCTAGAAGGGGCTTTCAAGAGTTTTGAGAGGGAGTGTGAAATGCTAAGCAATATTTGGCACcaaatcttatcaaaatcaCTAGCTGTTGCAGCCAATTGGATTTCAAAGCCTTAGTATTCAACTACATGCCTAATGGGAGCCTTGAGAAGTGGTTGTATTCTTAAAACTCTTCTTTTAAAATCCTAAAGAGGTTGAATATAACGGTAGATGTTTTTTTGGCCTTGGAATATCTGCACCATGGTTATTCAGTACCAATTGTCCATTGTGGTCTGAAGCCAAGCAATACACTACTAGATGATGATATGGTTGCACATGTTGCGGATTTTGGCATTGCAAAACTCTTGGGTTTCGGGGATTCCATGACTCGAACCATGACCCTAGCCACAGTTGGGTATATGGCTCCGGGTGATCTACTTGCTAGTTTAATGTCTTTCAATTTCGTAATCATGAAGAACTAAActtccaattttcttttgtatatTAATATTGCAGAGTATGGAATAGATGGAATTGTTTTGACGCAAGGGGATGTGTACAGTTTTGGCAAGGACGGATCCACATAGGGACCCAGAAGCTCCTAGGACCCGTCGGCGATCCTAAGTCGCTGCTATAAATTTTTTGGGGACCCCTCGTACTGGAGCATGAGGTCTGTGCAGGTTGTAGGTTGCAGGTTGCAGTGGCTGTCTTCTTTTCGAAGAAGATGACCGCGCAcgtagaagaaagaaaataaggaCCCTTCCTGCCTCTCTCCTCCTTGCTTCTACATGGTCTCATCTATTGGTGCCACCCATCCTCCAACCTTTCTCTGTCGTCTGGCGGAGGCAGTACATAAGCCAAAATTTCTccaaattatttcaaccatcttagtaatttttcttatgggtGAAATTTCCTTCATAAGGTTAGTAAGATGGATATGATCTGTCATGGGTTGGTGAAATTTGGGGATGGAGCTACCATGGCTTTGGGAGAATGGGCAGGGAGGCGGTTGGTGGAGGTATGATAACTCTGTTCTTAGTGAGAGAGAAGATGGATGTTTGAAAActagtaaaagagaaaaatggtgtgtttggCTAGAAAGATAGTGGGAGTGTGGGGAGAGTTTTATTTGACCGGTGTTTTAAACTTAGTGGTTTGCATATAatttttgaatgaaatataTCATATTTagattttcaatgttatttttgtctacaaattttttGACCTTTATAAATAGGACCCTTgagtttaaaatcctggatccgccactgaGTTTTGGTATTGTAGTCATGGAAACATTCACAAAAATGAAGCCTACGAATGAAATGTTTGTTGAGGAAATGAATCTAAAGCAATGGGTTGCAAATTCACTATCATCAGAAGCAATAGCTGAAGTTGTGGATGCCAATCTACTTGTGACACAAGAGGAAGATCATGATTATGTGGCTAAGATAGATTGCTTATCGTCTATTATGCGATTAGCTCTTGCTTGCTCTGTAGAACCACCGGACGAGAGGATAAACATGCAAGAAGCCGTAGCCATGCTCAAAAAAATCAAGATGAAGTTTTTGAAGGATGCTGGAAGGAGTGTGCAGTAAAACCGCTCTCGTTTTCTGGCACTTTGAGGGAGTTCTTAATTAATGGATGCTGTGTCTTTTCATGCcttttttatttagtttgagTCCTCATTTGATGCTGTTGTATTTGAAACAATTATTGGCTTGGAGTTTACAGTGGAGTCCAGACTGATTGatccaaaataataatttcatcccaaattatatatatttttctattatttCAACCCCATTAAACTCACGCCAACAACTAAGACCAAATTGGTCTTTAGTTCATGTCATATTTAAAACCCTTTGCTGTACTTGGCCCATAGTGTGCAAGCCTTTTCTCCATCTGCCATTTAATGCGCAGAAGAGAAAGCATAGTTCACACTTCATATGTAAACCCTTTGCTGTACCTAGCCTATAGCGTGCAACCCTTTTCTCTATTTACCATTCAACACATAGAAGATAAAGCATGCACAATTGCATGCAACTCTTGAACGAAGACTTCCTCGCCGTTACGGAAAGCAGAGTCACAAATGGTTGCTGCCATTTCATTGTAGGATTCACAAAGTTACACATACAAAATTGTTGCTAACTAGTAATAATTTGAGCCAAACGCAACACGAATATTATTACgaggaaaagaaataaacaatTTGTCAAGATAGATAAAAATTGAATGACTAAGCTTTGGTTTGGAattactgtgctttgaaaaaaaaaagctacttctgctgtgctgtgagaataaacagcaatgaaataaagcagcagagtgtttggtaaacttttttataaaagtgtttttaaaaaaaaaaaaaaaaaaaaaagcagtattatagtgtttggtaaacttttatataaaacaaatatgaaaaaaagccggtttttcaaagctgggtttgtTAGCTTCttgtgtgaaaaaaagctgaatctgaatgtttaccaaatacaAAAACAGCTTCCAACTTTTTAtgataccagtttttttcagaatcccCTCAATACCAAATCAGGCCTACATCTTGATTGACTTGTggtattaataaaaataatcttaaatattaatattttccaacaatttCACAAGTATTggtatttattttgatttggaCTTGCAACAACCTGAAGCATTTTATAGTTAAATCACTGTACATATAATTTGCTCGATAACGCATCAGTGGGCCGCCATTTAAATGTAGAGGATGCACAAAACTAGTAAATGGTTTCTTAAGTCTTTATCACATATCCTTTtctatcatatatatatatatatatatatataattaggacAATGGATTAGAGATACCTATATATAGTAATATTTTACAAGTAATAATATAAGGGGTCGTAGTCACTATTTACTTCGGCCTCaaagtatttttcttcactagTAAATAACagatcttaggttcaatttgctcttattataaatatattattatatcacaAACATGATAATaaccataa contains the following coding sequences:
- the LOC137734787 gene encoding shewanella-like protein phosphatase 2, which codes for MKEDAASPPPPPEDSSFTSCKDVPNLLSSFVDTFVDFSVSGGLFLLPQTPNHPLPASPQNHKNALTACHSSNDPLPLRPPLQTYYPPQDRLVAIGDLHGDLEKTKESLRLAKLVDPESGKWVGGSTTVVQIGDVLDRGGDEIKILYYLEKLKREAARCGGTVITMHGNHEIMNVEGDFRFVTRKGLDEFRVWADWYGIGNRMKSLCKGLGKPKDPFDGVPLGFKNVKEEFAHGFRARVAALRPSGPISARFLSNNVAVLVVGDSVFVHGGLLGQHVSYGLEKINEELREWIHGLKGRIAPEYCRGANSVVWLRKFSHEYEDKCDCSALEHVLATIPGAKRMIMGHTIQEFGINGVCNERAIRIDVGMSKGCTNGLPEVLEIKGNSGLRILTSNPLYENKKKSTVHNEIPAFLPQGPKQVEVKA